Within the Erigeron canadensis isolate Cc75 chromosome 6, C_canadensis_v1, whole genome shotgun sequence genome, the region TGGTTAGTGAAAAATCCAATAAAGCATTATGTAAATTACTCTTATTTTTATGAATTACGTTTTATGCTGTCAAACAAATTGGATTATAATCCATATCCATTCAAATTATAAGAGATTCTAATCCATTTAGATTTTAAATACTTTGACacatttcaaaaattttaaaacaattttaaaaaaaaagtcatccTGCAATTAAACTACCATTGTGTAATGAAAAAATTGGACGCCtcaattaaaaagtataaaaattatacgAGTGCCTGAAGAGTAGATAAAAAAGCATCTTCAATTGTAAAGTTATTTGTTAAAAGCTttgttagcattcgagacactaCGGTGACATCCAATTGAGCAGTATGCGGAGCTCGAACCACGTATGTTAGTGATGAAATCCAAGACCCTTGAAAACCTCtctaataatccactcctataAATATAGAAAGTGGAATTTGAAACCTGATGAATTTTCCAAAGATCTATTAGACCTTATCAATAAGCCACCAACCCATTATTGTTTCAATTATTGCTTCaatgataaaatatataaaattgtcttttaaacatttttaacttttgaaacAAAGAAATAGAACGCTtaactttttcaaaaacttaaaatttatttaacctATTGTTAAAATGTTTTTCACTCTGAATGAGGAAAAACTTGTGTAAAAATTTTTGTACATAAAagaagagttttgttaatgacagtctttagggctgtcagtattaattaatttgatacaTTAACATTTGTACTTTTTCTTGCGAAAATTCAGAGGGcagttatttataattaaagtactacttttatacatgtaataagctttttatacatgtaataagctgttaatgaTAACCAGTAGgggtcattatcattttccataaaagAAAGCTAAGACAAAATTTGTAAGAAATTCTATCGGAGGAAAGAGCTATGGGTAATGATAGACTTGTTAAAGCTACACAGGTACACGAGGTCATAAATTCTAAGAAAGCCTTTGCGatgttaataaaaaatttcCGAAAACAAGTTCTTAAAAAACACTCTTCGTAGAACATCAACAATAAACTTCGAAGATGacaaaaacaaatgtataaaaaatatattactagTTTGGCCCAATTTGATTTGAATTTGCATATAAAGCATCAGAATTTCATATATTGGCAAGTTTTGATTGTGATATGAATTTACACTTTTGATAGTTTAGTATTGCAACACTAGACTGAGTTCTTTAAAAATACAAtcattatcaaatcaaatcaaataaggTAGGAATTTATCAGCAAAATCATGCCTAGTTCATTTCCTTTCACAGCCCCTCTATACATTAAGGAAAACAGAATTGTATTTATATGCAAAATATTGCAGCATAACTCTTAATAAAAAACATGGTCCATGAACTCACCCGTCCTTTGAAACCGTTGACACTGATCATGACAATGATGATGGTCCTGATGATTCCTGGTTCGTCGAGCTTAATGACTGATTTACCTCGGACCAGCTTGAATCAGTGTCCGAGTTTATGGCATATGTAATTGGAAGCCTAAGATTCCTGTCAATacaataaaacattacattttttAAGCTGGCCATATAACCAAATACTCGTAGTAAGTATACACACATACGATTAAGATTCAAACTTACCCATCGATACATTTTTCTTTGCAGCGGCTCATCATACTTTCAGTATAATTCCCATAAACCTTTTCCACTAATATCTTTTTCTGTTCACCGATCTTAGAAGAAGGCAATATATCCCAGATTTTTAGCACCTGGATGCAAAGTGAACGTTGTACCACAATGTCTACAGCCCAAATCAAAGACAAGTCTTGTGTAACTTCGTATGTTTCTAGAATTAGACTTCTTTCTTCTATGTTTTTTTGGTAAAAGGGTTCACTTTGTTTAGACTTTGTGTCTTCTATGTTTTTTCGGTAAATGGGTTCACTTTGTTTGCACTTTGTTTCTTCTATGTTCACTTTAGCATTTTCATCTTTTGCTGGTTGTTGCCAGATGCTGCAAATCTTACCTACAAGGGAAGCAACTTGCTTATAAATCTCAAAGTTTGTGATTCTTGGAAATACTTCGGTCTCCACTTTAGTTCTAATTATTTCCTTTTGTGGTTGGTGCTGACCAAATGAAAGTATGTCATTTTGTGGTTGGCGCCGACCAAATGAAAGTATGTCCTTTTGTGGTTGGCGCCAACCAAATGAAAGTAAAACCACACGAGAAACCACTTCCTCTTGAAGTTTGGGATCGGTGAATCTTGCAAATGTCTCCAAGAACGTGTCACTGAAATTTACCTACCATGGGCCAAAAACGaaaaagattttcttattaCTATACATGTGTACGAAAATATGACGAgttgagaaaaataaataattagagTTAATTTGTGATGGCTACTAACAACGGTCTACTTACCTTCCATCTGGCCTCGCTAAACAGTAACGACTCTGTATTGAATACGCTATCAAGTTGACGAAAATCATTTGTGGCAGCTTGAGCCAAGTTCAAACCATCATTAGATATGCTACTATTATAGTCACATTCAGCCAAGTTTGATCCTTGTGTGGGTAGCCTATCATCAATGGTAGGTTGAGCCAAGGTTTCTGTGGCGGCTTGAGCAAATTCCGAGCCATGATTAGATGTGCTACTACCCGAGCCAGATTTAGCCAACTTTGATTTTCGTTTGGGTAGCCTATTGACCATGGCGGGCTGAGCCATGGTTTTGTCTTTTCTAGCATGGTAGAAACATCCGCGATTCTTGGCATCAACAACTAGGTTTTTCCAGATAGAACCACTATTCACTAAAGTTGGTTCATTCCCCAAAATCCAAAGACAGTATCTATATATGAGAGGATATCAGATCAAGTAGGAAAAATGAAAAGATCATGCAACTATAGAGAACACATACATATTAAACTTATTGTTTATGTAAAGTAAAGTATATGATGGTTCTATTTCTCATTAATCAAGTCGCTATTAGTAAGGAGTCTAAGAGTTAAGAGTTATCAAATTTATGAATGTTGAGTTAAATTGTGGCTTGCTGAAGAGGTTTGTTGAAGCCTATAAATTCGCAGCTTATGTAACTCAATGAGATATGAAAATGATATTATCGATTTATAAGTATTCTCTCCTTTCACTCTGTTTACTCTGCGTAAATTAATCAGGCTAacatagaagaaaaaaagatgaGAAGAATAGCTAATATGCTTGTTACCTGGCTCGGGTCAAAGCCACATTCGCTCTttgatgatttgaaagaaaaccAATAGACCCTTTCCCGTTACATCTCACTGTGGATATAATTATTACATCTTCTTCACTCCCTTGAAAGCCATCAACCGACCGGACATTCACAATAAAGTACTTTTCATGGCCCATGTACGTTTTGCCAATTTGTTCCTGTATTGCATTTACCTGAGCCTTATATGGTGATATGCAACCAACACTTACCTTTCGTCTCTTTGTAACAGCTTCTGCAGACATAGCAAAAGGAGTTCAAAGACCGATaaagagggaaaaaaaataagtaaaacgAAAGAAAGAGACGCAAGTACGTACCTTTAAAAAGTTTTGCAATTATTTCAGTAGCAACAGCCACTTCCTTGAGATTCTTCGTGCTCTGGTTCCTATCAAATTCTTCCTTTGCAGATGTTACATTTATAAACGAGTATGAGCCATACATAGATCCTTGAAGAAAACGCTTTCCATAATTGCTGCTCTTGACATTTGCCCCATCCAAGATCTGATTGTTATAGAATTCCTTATTTGGAAATCGGCTTATGGTTGGATGCATCCGGTATTGTACATTAAGAAGGTGTTTCTTATGCCCTAGTAATACAAGCCTCTCAAACAAGCTCCTTCCAAATTCAGCCTCCTGGCACATCTACAAAAAACAGTAAATGTTAATACTATTTTAACATGTGATCGACCATTCAAATATAACATGTATTAAAGAAGATCAAAACCTTGCTTTGAACCATGGCTGGGAGTTGTCTTTCATCACCAACTAGGATAGCATGCCGAATGCCTTCGAGCTGCAAAGGTATCAGAGATTCACATTCCTTTAGCTGAGCAGCCTCATCGATCACAAGAAATTCCAAAGGTTTCTCTTTGCTAGTACGCAATTTTATGGAGCTTGATGCGGTGCAAAATATCAAAATAGCATTCGCCATACAAAAAAACTTAAGTACATGATGTCCCGTCAGTTCTGGAAGGCGAAGTGTGCCTCTAAGGTATTTAAGTATTTTGAGACTTGACATTCTGCAAGCATGTAAATCAGGAATTCCTTTTTTCCGGGCATCATTTAATCCTCTTAAAGCCTCTCTTAACCCTGCATTTTCCGCAACTATTTCTTTGAGTGATTGCTCAATAAGCCTAAGAGAACGGACTAGAAGAATCATTTGTTTAGCTGCCTCTACCGAAATCATAGATGTCGGCATATGTGTGTACAAGTTTTCAACACAAGATATAAGGTGATTTCCTAGAGACCTGAATCCATTTGTGACAAACTGCTCAAAAGTGAAGATCTTTACTTGAAAAGATTCTTTGTTTGGATTTCTGTTTGAATGCTGCTCATGTACCACAAGGTTCTTCCAGTTTTTCTCTTTCAGTGCTCTTTTTCTACGCAAGTCATTTGACTTTTCATCTGCTTTTTTCTCATCATTATCTCTTTGATTAGCCAAGTACAACCGGTACTGATCCTCAGGATCCTCAAGGAAACGAATCATCCACTCACTGGTACCTTTCCATCCTGAACAGGGGGCTAAACACTCAGAAAGACACTCAATACGGAAATTTAAGAATATATGTGAAAGATCTTTGTGATCGTCGATTGCCATTCTCTCCCTGTTTCCAAATAAAAGTATGTCTCCTAAACCATAGGTATCATGCGACAACGAGCCTCTTACTAGGCTCATAAGCCGTTTAGTGACTCCTAAGACTGCAATATTCGTAGGTGCACAAGTAACGGTTCTGCATTTTAATCCCaacaacataaacaataacGAGCCCGTAGTTTTAGTCTTTCCTGTCCCTGGAGGACCCCAAATTAACTTTGTTGTATTTCGATGTTGACAGCCACTTTCAGCAATGCAACTCAAAACAGCTGATTCTTGTGAACTATCAAGCTGGAAACTTTTGACATCTACCTTTATTTTCTGGAAACTCATGTCTCTGGTTTCATCAACAGAACATGAAGCACAAGGTTCTTCAACCTGTTATTAAAGGTAGCAAACGatttaaatatatttcaaaaaatgtaaaaatttgtaaaaaatataagGAAAATATCATTGCATTAATTCTTACACTAGGATTAACCCCCAGCAATGTTTTGATCAACTTGTTCTTGTCTCCATTTATCTTTGAATGAAGGGCTTCAGAGATGCGAATATTTGTTGTTAAGTTTGTAAGAAAAACAACAAAGCGTTTTGATTTTTGGCTTTTGTCTTCAAGAAGATCGAATGGTCTTGATGATAAGACAACAATCATAGATGGTGAGTTATCTATGTTTGTGCCCTTCAGTATAGCAATGGTGTAAGGCTTGTTTGGCCTCTTCAGATCATCAATAGATTTGGGCCTTACATCAGTGAAAGCAATAAGATCTCCACCCTGAGGTTCATAAGATCCTTCAAATTTACAAAGAATGACGGTATATAACAATTTTTTAGGATGCTTAAACCCTTTTGCCTTTTGCACTTTAACAATCTCTGCAGTAGGACAACGGCTAATTCCTTGTATATTTGAGCACAAGTCCGCACGTGTCTCCTCAAAAAGCAGATTAATGAATGACCTTTTATACTCGGTTACAGATGAAAATGTCTTCGGAATCTCTGCTACCTTTTTGAATTTTGGCAATGGCAAGAACATAAGAAACATAAAACAAGAATTCAAGTACAAGGAAACAATTTTGTATAGAATCATCTTTGAGTGACTGCAAGTGGTTCTACCTCATATGGGCTAAAATTCAGCGAGAATAATAAATTTCTAGAACACACAAAAGAGATTGTTTACCATCTAAGACCAAACGAAGATTCgtgatttattaaaaaacattgCGTAATGACTCAAATGAGAACTACCAAAAGGAATAGTACTCATCTCTCAACTAGAATTCTAATGAAGGACAGAGGCTTCAAAATTAGTGAATTCAATAAAGACGAACTACTTTAACCTATATCACTAATTAAAAGAAACTGTCAAGACAAGTTTAGCGACACACCTTACTAATGGTGACTTAATTAGCTTCGTGACTTTTACTCGGTATATGAAGAGTAAAACGGTACGCACCTTTTCCTTGTACAAATTCTGATCGAGCACGTCATCAAGAGACCAAGAAAACACCTCATCAACCAACTCCTGAGGCTTGTTATCATGGTCAGTACTAGTAGGGGGGCGATTGCTCCGTGCTGGAAATCTATACATTGTCTTGAATTGTTCAATTTTTCTaagcaaaagttagaaaactgATCGAAGAGAATATATAAGAATTGAACTTGCGTATTGAAAGGAAATGAATTAAAggttgtttgtttaatttgttgtttaaaTTTCTAGTACAAAACACACAGGTGGTTGgatgtttgtatatatactaCTGATCACGTACGTACGTACGGGATGAGAAAAACACAACGAAGGGGCCAATGCCATGGATTCGCTACTTTTTTACAGTTTCCAAGAAGTTGCTAAACTTAAACAATACTAAAAGGATAGTCATATGATTTACTCTTTCTTAATATTTAATCTACAAGATTATATATCAACAAAAAATATGTGTGACTGTGACAAATGACTATCTACGTCATATAAAACACGTCATCAAATTTTGTACAGAAAGAAATTATTACATGTTAACATTAAAACACAATTTGAAAGTATTATATTAGAAATTCTTTTAAGATTCATTGCTTACATCataagtttaaaatataaagcCAATTTATATTATTAGACCCATTTTCTTTATGTAAAGTGTAAACGGCTTTATTAAAGACTTTGCGAAGAAGACTATCCGTAcattacttttacttttatagttttataataatGAGTACATCACTAACATATGTTTTGTATCATTTTAAGCGCAATATCATAAAGACAAATAagctataataaaaataagggttttgttagtgacagcccttagggttatcagtaaaaactaattgagtgcattaaaatttgtaccttgatgttagaaaaatcaaggggcgatttttaatatataaagtacaagtttttaagcatgtaatatgtaGTGACATCcctttatcattttcctaaaaataatcataaaagaTGAATAATGATCTTTTTCTATACTCTAAAAGAAAGTTAATTTCttctaaaatttatttaaatacaaaaaaccaataaaatgagttttatatccatataaaaaaaagtcaagttGTGAAGATTTTGACTAGTCAATTTgagaagatcttgacccttgattttcatccaagtGTCAAGATCTTCTCAACTTAACTAGTTAAGTTAGGATAACCTTAGGGAATCCTTGTTACCTtacattttttccttttaccaTTAGCTTCTCTcactttaaaaagttaaatttgaGCTCGAGAGATCTCGGTTCCCTCTTCGGCTTTGGTTTGTCGTcggaaatatttttttatgggTTAAACCTTAAGTAGGAAGTTATTCTTGAAGTTGACAGTTTTTCTACCTTTGAGTAAGAATAAGACTTTTTACGTCATAGTTCCTTGTATCATGTTTTTGCGTATCGTTATCGTTGTCGTTGTCATAGAGATAATATAAAATATCCATTAAAACTGATCTCAcattttactttactttttacgagatagaagaagaagttgaccCCAAACCGAAGTTATAAAGCAAAGTCAAGTTGTCCTTGAGCATTAGCTTAATGGTTGAAAGACTATCCCCCATACATaaggtcttgtgttcaagccttgTGGAGGACATAATTATGAGGGCTTGGCTTGGGtttacccaggttcaagtctgaagggcagggtttactcctattaatcatcgtgccttcgggcggattagtagggggttttcccccaattgggtatttgaaataggcatttctacttcgagataGCTCTCTAGCGTAGATCCGGTTAAGATAACGTATGCTAGActtctcgctgtcgaatcgtgacacgaaattttcattaaaaaaaaaaaaagcaaagtCAAGTTAACACTTTCAAATTTAGACCCACCACAATCACTAACCTAGCTACATAACTTTATAAACATCtataattttatattgtatcttaaaatttaaatttatatatattattattttaccatatatatttattgtttatataatttatatattgattaacataactattttcatttattattattttagcaAACGATAAACACATTTTTACATACATACGATGTCTTAAAACCCGTCCGTTAGACGGCGGGGATGAAGGGAAGTTGTTTTCATAATTGAAGTGGTTGGTTTTATTAAAAAGTTGAGCTAATCATTGTAGATGGTTAGTTTGTGTATTAACCTATTGGGGGTAGTGCCCCCTATCATATGGAATCATATGGTGGGAAATTTTTACATGTTTCATGCTAAAGTCAGAGTTTATGAAGATTAGAATTGGCACTTACGATATACAACATGAGTTAACCAAGGAACAGTTATGGGAACATAATAATAGATAATTACACGTAAATCGTATACACCTCTTTTTTACTTTTGGTGCGACCCCACTCCATCAGAGCACGAAGAGTTGATATTGTAGGTCGAGCCTGCAGTAGAGGCAAACCAGTGTCTACGATTTCGGAACCACTACAGCAAGCAATTAAATTACAAACATACAGACCCACAAAGATCAATAAAGCATAACCAGATGAAGTGTAAATATAATTACCTTATGGCAGTTTTAAATGACTTTACTACAGGAATGTCCTCATCATCAATCAAGATCGTAGCAGAGGAACTCGAAAAACAGAAGCTACCTACAATGAATATAGGGAAAGTTAAGAACATGCTCATTGATTCAAACACGGTATACAACAACCAATATACTACCAAGATACTCCTTAGCGCTCATGGATGTAAGAAGGATGACATAAACGCCCGGATGCATTGTTTTCTTCCGAATCATGGAGTCTCTCAGCCGACCCCATAAGGTAACCCTGAGTTGCTGCCCCCTGTATATAGATAATTCCAAGTTAGGCATCCGCTAACATGGAgtgtaattaaaacaaaactacTGTATTAAAATGGAGTTACCGCTCATTAGTCAGATTAAATTCCACAGTTTGGTCCCGGTTGATTTTTTTGAAGGCGCGCCAACAATAGTCACATAGCCAACCACGTCTAAACAtgtaaaccaaaaaaaaagttcagATTCATAATAGCTTATGTAACTTCTTCccctaaaatatttataaaccaATTGAATATAACAACATGAAAAATCCATTATTTTCTTGATGTGTTCCATCTTTTTTTCCCAAACCAAAGATCAAACTACTATTATATAATAGCATTGAGATAGACAGAAACTTATATATGATGAACATTTAAAAAACTACATACCAACGAAAAATCTGTTCTCCGTGGGTATTATCTGCTCAAAGGGCATCAGTTGAAAAGGATAGCGGGTAAACATCTCAATATCATCGGTTGTCTTGCTTACAATTGTTGAACCCTGAAGCTCAATCATGTATGTAGCATCTTTCATGATCCAAAACCTTTCAGGATTTGGAGCAACAAATAAACCCTTAAAGTTGTAGACACCACCTTCTTCTAAAGTCTGCTTGAATCGAAAAGCATTCCCAGCCTTAACAAAACAATGGAGCACATTTCCCTAGCAGTAAACAAATACAATTGAGTAAACCACACACAAATAATATACCATACAAAATTGATATAAACATCAGTTCCTCATTACAAACCTTCTTATCATAAATTATGTAATTTGTACTCATATACTTGTTCCTTATACTGATCACATCCCAGCGCCTGCAGACCATGGCAACAATTGGGCCGGTTGAACTTTCATCAATCTGGTCTAAGTAAACAAAAACAATGTCTTTCACTTGTTTTGCTGCAACATCACGGTCCTTTCCCATCCTAATTGTTATATGTAAAACTATAAACTAATGGAAACAGAGGATGCAAAGTGACGATAAGGGAAGGTTAGGTCCATCTTATATAGAACATCCAGCAACCCAAAGAGCCCATCAAAATTCTGAAACGGTTGCTATTATATATGATCAATCAATATATCCTTCAATACACGGCTCTTGGCAATCCAAAACTgccaacttctcaaaattaactctatattaAAATCCTATTATTAACTCTGAATATATGTTACGGTGATAGTGATCAGGGTAAGTAGTAATTTGAGTGGGTAAGGTAGCATTATTGTATGTTTATTGGCGGTGATAGTGATTAGGGTTAGTAATTTCAGTGGGGGTGGCATTGGGCGGGTTAGGATCCGGAATCAATATGTAATTTCCGTCCCCAAAAGTTAACATTAATAAAAGGTGTTCTGGTGGTCACGTGTCCTAATATGAGTATCAACTTTGAACCTTTTTAAATACACTTATCATATGgctttaaaaataacaaaattaggGGATAATGATAAACCACTGAACCATATATGTGGCTTTAATTTCATATgccaacaaaaaaattttaatttaataaattttatcaTAATTTATTGTAAAGCTTAATATTTATTCCTAATGTGAAAACTTACGTGATATAATTTTGTCatctatatttactttttattaataaataaactaataatgatatcatCTTTAGTAACCGTATTTAATTTCAATGTAttatatactattttatttttatgtttaaagcATAAACTAACAATTAACTCTTGGCAATCCAAAACCTCCGTCCttatatacaattaattaacaaaCAATAAACTACAATTAACTCTTGGCAATCTAAAACACACATGATCAACATACCCATAATCAACATTTAGAAGGATTAAAGCATTCAATTTATTAACACACATAATAACATACCTATAATCAACATTTAGAAGGATTAAAGCATTTCATTTATtcaattaactaattaagaaGAGAGATATTTTAGTTTCAAATTTGATAACACAAActtagtttttatataatatatatagatatagatatagatgtgttAGATAATTATAAACTTACGGTAAACGAATCTGGCCGGTTCCAAGCTATCATCACGTTCTATACTAACTAAAGTTTAAGAATTATATgtacactacaaaaaaaaaaatactttttaataatcatctattgattattattaaacCTTATACGAGTGCACTTATTACTTATAGTTATCTAAGAATTAAGATTCGACCAATAATTACATATGCAACCACATATACCCGACAAAGACCATCAATTAAAAACTCAGGACGAGGACCACAATAGCGCCTCACGACGACTCTTTAAATTTCCACGAACTAAAGTTCCACATACTGACACACCTTTTTCCATTTTTCCCAATTCATTTAATTTGCTTTCTCTGTAGCCAATAGAGACATGCGAATATAGCGAAATATATATTCTTCGATCGCATTTACAGAGATTTCTTCATTATGAAGTTTccaaatgaaaaatgatatacTTTGTTGTCTTCTTCACAAATATCCTTTTAAATAACATTTGTATAAATCTATGAGAAAACGAACATTCGGTAAAAATCTATTTTAATGTTAATGATGTTTTTACCAGAATAGTTTCTATTCACTTGTCTCCACTCATTATTGATAATTACCATTTACTTCGGCTTGTGTCATTAGTCTTTACCATCGGCTACCACTACATATAAGGTGGTTCCCTATTCTGACATCGTCATTACCTCATATTGACTGTTATATCAGTTCTTTCTCTCCAAGACACATCAAAGAACTACTTCTTTCCTATCATACCCTTATCATCATCGAAGGGAAATTATTCAAGTACGCTTACTTAGAAgcacatgaaaataaaaaagtttgttattttattttctcaaaaacagTTGTAAAAATCGTACAGTTATATCTTCATTACAGTATGAAACAAGCGCTATTAGTCACACTAGAACATTATAACGATAATAATTACTACCAGTTatattctaataaaaaaaaatcatccaaAGTTACAATAtttatactcccttataaaacaaactcaacCCCCCATTTCTTAAATTTAAGAGCCTGATATGTCAAATTTACCTTTCATcttaatatatctttatttctattttataaagaGTGACTAAATTAATGCCCTTAAAAAATTTCAACCTATCTCTCCCTCAAGTAGAAACAAACAGAAAAAAACTCTAATTTACAATTCATCCCTTCCTCCCCCTTTCACATCCCACCGTAAATATTCATCACATCGCCGACtgcaatgaaattatttttacattaagaACCACATTGTcaccaccgctgcattgcgtGTACATCCATTTagtttgaatttaaaaaaatagcAATTTGAACTTACGAAAAACGGAGTAAACTGAAGCGGAACGAAAATGTGTAGACTACCTGACATGATGCTTTTTGAGAAATTGATTAATTGAAGGCCTTGTTTTGGACTTTTAGTTGGGCTTTATGTATCAAAATGGGCTACACATGTGGACAtccttaatttataaaatacataCTTGTATTAACTATAGTTGCTGATTTTtacattgaatttttttattcatctactgatattattaataaaaagacaATATTACCCTCTTACAAAGCAACAATTCCTATCTCACTAGTTGAGGTACAGGAACTTTTATTGTCTACTATTTCGATAAAGTAACATCTCTTTTTCATATccatttacatatttatatatgtttatatttatattcatattcatgAATTCGCATCATCACTCTGTCTTCCATgtctatgtatatatgtgtgtgtgaatggAGGGTTGTTGAATTTTTGACTGAAAATCATTGGAGGCGGCAACCTTCTTCACTCCTTCAGAAACCCCTTTTTTGTTCCTCACTCCCAACCTTATTCTTTTCACTGGATCTTTGGGGTTGATGGAGATTTGGTTTCatagatgataatgatgatgatatcatatatatgtatattggttgtagataaacatataaaacaatgtttttctttactaaaaatcaccgtgcatcatgaaaatcagcatacatcaatatatatataaatctccGTGTATCAATTTTATTATGATCTCGGAGTCAAatttttgtcttatttgttttattttaatatttgttttacaataactaacctttatgtatattttggttttaattaatttaaactagAAGGTGA harbors:
- the LOC122606096 gene encoding uncharacterized protein LOC122606096, giving the protein MYRFPARSNRPPTSTDHDNKPQELVDEVFSWSLDDVLDQNLYKEKVAEIPKTFSSVTEYKRSFINLLFEETRADLCSNIQGISRCPTAEIVKVQKAKGFKHPKKLLYTVILCKFEGSYEPQGGDLIAFTDVRPKSIDDLKRPNKPYTIAILKGTNIDNSPSMIVVLSSRPFDLLEDKSQKSKRFVVFLTNLTTNIRISEALHSKINGDKNKLIKTLLGVNPSVEEPCASCSVDETRDMSFQKIKVDVKSFQLDSSQESAVLSCIAESGCQHRNTTKLIWGPPGTGKTKTTGSLLFMLLGLKCRTVTCAPTNIAVLGVTKRLMSLVRGSLSHDTYGLGDILLFGNRERMAIDDHKDLSHIFLNFRIECLSECLAPCSGWKGTSEWMIRFLEDPEDQYRLYLANQRDNDEKKADEKSNDLRRKRALKEKNWKNLVVHEQHSNRNPNKESFQVKIFTFEQFVTNGFRSLGNHLISCVENLYTHMPTSMISVEAAKQMILLVRSLRLIEQSLKEIVAENAGLREALRGLNDARKKGIPDLHACRMSSLKILKYLRGTLRLPELTGHHVLKFFCMANAILIFCTASSSIKLRTSKEKPLEFLVIDEAAQLKECESLIPLQLEGIRHAILVGDERQLPAMVQSKMCQEAEFGRSLFERLVLLGHKKHLLNVQYRMHPTISRFPNKEFYNNQILDGANVKSSNYGKRFLQGSMYGSYSFINVTSAKEEFDRNQSTKNLKEVAVATEIIAKLFKEAVTKRRKVSVGCISPYKAQVNAIQEQIGKTYMGHEKYFIVNVRSVDGFQGSEEDVIIISTVRCNGKGSIGFLSNHQRANVALTRARYCLWILGNEPTLVNSGSIWKNLVVDAKNRGCFYHARKDKTMAQPAMVNRLPKRKSKLAKSGSGSSTSNHGSEFAQAATETLAQPTIDDRLPTQGSNLAECDYNSSISNDGLNLAQAATNDFRQLDSVFNTESLLFSEARWKVNFSDTFLETFARFTDPKLQEEVVSRVVLLSFGWRQPQKDILSFGRRQPQNDILSFGQHQPQKEIIRTKVETEVFPRITNFEIYKQVASLVGKICSIWQQPAKDENAKVNIEETKCKQSEPIYRKNIEDTKSKQSEPFYQKNIEERSLILETYEVTQDLSLIWAVDIVVQRSLCIQVLKIWDILPSSKIGEQKKILVEKVYGNYTESMMSRCKEKCIDGNLRLPITYAINSDTDSSWSEVNQSLSSTNQESSGPSSLS